The Trichosurus vulpecula isolate mTriVul1 chromosome 3, mTriVul1.pri, whole genome shotgun sequence genome includes a window with the following:
- the LOC118842276 gene encoding formin-like protein 5: MGGTAQSGDGALVGGPVSRLSGTMTGTLKPQQLEGRICGEEQSGATSLERGDEHHERQASLAESGSEPGRPPRSLLRQLQVLSQPDPRVSRRGEGMSHNEGRRRFRRKCPPRLPNMATAGAGFALPAGGATSRAAWPQVSRGRGDCRGPEGAGRKGRRGRRPGLGPGPGPRQRGARGRGGAGRRAESPASPQAWPGARRKHLQLPGPHPWPGPGAGPQPPGTPPQPGSSTGGHPPPTPRLPQGCAARLPPPPPPPGNSPTSPRASVSFCVT; this comes from the exons ATGGGGGGGACAGCTCAGTCAGGAGATGGTGCTCTTGTTGGTGGACCAGTGAGCcggctaagtggcacaatgaCCGG cacccttAAACCTCAACAACTAGAGGGCAGGATATGTGGGGAGGAGCAAAGC GGAGCTACTAGTCTAGAACGGGGAGATGAGCACCATGAGCGCCAGGCAAGTCTGGCCGAGTCTGGCTCCGAACCAGGCCGGCCCCCGCGCTCCCTCCTCCGCCAGCTGCAGGTCTTAAGCCAGCCCGACCCCAGGGTCTCCCGGCGAGGGGAGGGAATGAGCCATAACGAGGGCAGGCGCCGCTTCCGCCGGAAGTGCCCTCCCCGCCTTCCCAATATGGCGACTGCAGGAGCCGGGTTCGCACTTCCGGCAGGAGGAGCCACGTCTAGAGCTGCCTGGCCGCAGGTGAGCCGGGGCCGAGGCGACTGCCGTGGGCCCGAGGGagctgggaggaagggaaggcgaGGGCGGCGTCCTGGCCTCGGCCCCGGCCCGGGCCCGCGGCAGCGGGGAGCCCGAGGGCGTGGCGGGGCTGGGCGGAGAGCCGAGAGTCCGGCTTCCCCGCAGGCATGGCCCGGGGCTAGAAGGAAGCACCTCCAGCTTCCCGGTCCCCACCCCTGGCCGGGCCCTGGCGCAGGGCCGCAGCCCCCGGGTACGCCTCCGCAGCCAGGCTCATCCACAGGGGGGcacccacccccaaccccgcGGCTCCCTCAGGGCTGTGCCGCgcggctccccccccccccccccccccccgggaatAGCCCCACCtctccccgggcctcagtttccttctgtgtCACATAA